The following are encoded in a window of Methylicorpusculum oleiharenae genomic DNA:
- a CDS encoding class I adenylate cyclase gives MFTQLNLKPINLGSPGEDISKKDLLTVIQRFKNLHLHQQKRIQSFLQPRQRCFLNLLPLLFHQNTPLLPGFISKETPSGISDYSPSRQTLKDAAQLSKNFKLNNKLRSRYAIWSIFLMGSVSSIAFSKTSDMDIWLCHDPDLSRDELEELQQKCLAIEEWATSLGLEVHFFLIDSVKFKAGQDTPISSESSGTTQHYLLLEEFYRTALYIAGRSPAWWLVPPHQEHQSGYYTQHLIENRFISGHELIDFGSLEAVPAEEFITVTLWHIYKAINSPHKSFLKLLLMECYASEYPNTQWLCSDMKKMIYQGNFRIGDLDPYLLIYEKLEAYLSKAQSVERLELARQSLYIKIMGLGEREQDAQKRLHRAEFIKSIAARWQWPPNLINSLSHQQSWNIQKAVREHGMIIRHLSECYRMTVGFAGHYVRADYQHHDDLKLIGRKLHAFLDKKPGKIEYLTTRSALQVRENELSLLETSFADNQSGWALFVERIYNDTKPKNPPIKNSYSLLEMLAWIIVNRLYEKKIQLYVQSQTLMLHNRELETLTAQIHNFISSVQAPGLDNYRAPGKITKTLLVVNLGIDPERLRDDGKLILSEHSDPLCYGTEKLCFVHSIDQLSISSWGEMTTQHGYGVEGLLFFFLDIFNSHQMPLKEKDLTVICSGSIRAKSIVQRLQNIFTRLLSLHQKHHADCAPRLVLAGGEQFFIFQFDNQLLNFRTALSRQALLSEFSAPQHCYSPVEIDCEAMENAALPLIFEHNKPGFIQIFFESEKNGVQIYVLDERGSLFMQHHPQANMDGLLHKYQTFVQTVISRHFFEASIPVEFFEITPKPYHINRYLPKPFDLSLSDKVLNIRVSGEMTGHNARYTIYCNDREFSTLNYGKQVINEAVNYILEFRKSGQSYPIHISDIEVPLATLGITNPGMLQTLHFLKYKQKIEDRINGANLLQANSQ, from the coding sequence ATGTTTACTCAACTTAACTTAAAGCCCATCAACCTCGGGTCACCCGGCGAAGATATCAGCAAAAAAGATTTGCTGACGGTTATTCAGCGCTTTAAAAATCTGCACCTCCACCAACAGAAGCGGATACAAAGTTTTCTGCAACCCCGGCAACGCTGTTTCCTTAACCTGCTGCCGCTTTTATTTCACCAGAATACGCCCTTGTTGCCCGGCTTTATAAGCAAGGAAACCCCGTCAGGCATTTCTGATTACTCCCCTTCCAGACAAACCCTTAAAGATGCCGCGCAGTTATCCAAAAACTTCAAGCTCAACAACAAATTGAGGAGTCGCTACGCCATCTGGAGTATTTTTCTGATGGGCAGCGTCAGCAGTATCGCCTTTTCCAAAACCAGTGACATGGACATCTGGCTGTGTCATGACCCGGATCTAAGCCGCGACGAATTGGAAGAACTTCAGCAAAAATGCCTGGCTATCGAGGAATGGGCTACTTCATTGGGGCTGGAAGTACACTTTTTTTTGATAGACAGCGTTAAATTCAAAGCCGGTCAGGACACACCGATTTCATCTGAAAGCAGCGGAACGACCCAACATTATCTGCTGCTGGAAGAGTTTTACCGGACAGCGCTCTATATAGCCGGAAGATCGCCTGCCTGGTGGCTGGTTCCACCCCATCAGGAGCATCAATCCGGCTATTACACTCAACATCTGATTGAAAACCGTTTCATTTCAGGACATGAACTGATCGATTTTGGTTCTCTGGAAGCCGTTCCTGCGGAAGAATTTATAACCGTGACGTTGTGGCATATCTATAAAGCCATCAATTCGCCGCACAAGTCCTTCCTGAAATTATTGCTGATGGAATGTTACGCCAGCGAATACCCGAACACACAATGGCTGTGTTCGGATATGAAAAAAATGATTTATCAGGGAAACTTCAGAATCGGAGATCTGGATCCTTACCTTTTGATTTATGAAAAACTTGAAGCCTATCTGAGCAAGGCACAAAGCGTTGAACGGCTGGAACTTGCCCGACAAAGTCTTTATATCAAAATCATGGGCTTGGGCGAGCGGGAACAGGACGCTCAAAAAAGACTGCATCGTGCTGAATTTATCAAGTCTATCGCGGCTCGCTGGCAGTGGCCTCCTAACTTAATCAATAGCCTGAGCCATCAACAGAGCTGGAATATTCAAAAAGCCGTGCGCGAACATGGGATGATCATTCGTCATTTGTCAGAATGCTACCGGATGACGGTAGGCTTTGCCGGGCACTATGTCCGGGCGGATTATCAGCATCATGACGACTTGAAACTGATAGGCCGGAAATTACACGCCTTTCTGGATAAAAAACCGGGAAAAATTGAATACCTGACAACCCGGTCTGCACTGCAGGTCAGAGAAAATGAACTCAGTCTGCTTGAAACTTCATTCGCAGATAATCAGAGCGGCTGGGCGCTTTTTGTCGAACGAATCTACAACGATACAAAACCCAAAAATCCGCCCATCAAAAACAGTTACAGCTTACTGGAAATGCTGGCATGGATTATCGTCAACAGGCTGTACGAAAAAAAAATCCAGCTGTACGTTCAGTCGCAGACGCTCATGCTGCATAATCGGGAACTGGAAACACTGACCGCTCAAATTCACAATTTTATTTCCAGCGTTCAAGCGCCTGGCCTGGACAACTACAGAGCACCCGGCAAAATCACAAAAACATTGCTGGTCGTTAATTTGGGCATAGACCCTGAACGGCTGAGAGACGACGGCAAATTAATTTTAAGCGAACACTCCGACCCCCTGTGTTACGGGACGGAAAAACTTTGTTTTGTTCACTCCATCGATCAGTTATCCATCTCAAGCTGGGGAGAAATGACCACCCAGCATGGGTATGGCGTGGAAGGCTTGCTGTTTTTCTTTTTGGATATTTTCAACAGCCATCAAATGCCGCTTAAAGAAAAGGATCTCACCGTCATTTGCTCAGGTTCCATAAGAGCCAAAAGCATTGTCCAACGGCTGCAGAATATCTTTACGCGCTTGCTGTCACTTCACCAAAAACACCATGCTGATTGCGCGCCGCGCCTGGTTCTTGCAGGCGGTGAACAGTTCTTTATTTTTCAATTCGACAATCAGCTGCTTAATTTTCGCACCGCCCTCTCCAGGCAAGCGTTACTCAGCGAATTTTCCGCCCCCCAACACTGCTACAGCCCTGTTGAAATAGATTGTGAAGCAATGGAAAACGCGGCTTTGCCATTAATTTTTGAACATAACAAACCCGGGTTTATCCAGATTTTTTTTGAATCGGAGAAAAATGGGGTTCAAATTTATGTGCTTGACGAAAGGGGCTCGCTTTTCATGCAGCATCACCCCCAGGCAAACATGGATGGGTTGTTACACAAATATCAAACATTTGTACAAACGGTAATTAGCCGTCATTTTTTTGAAGCGTCTATCCCGGTCGAATTTTTCGAAATCACGCCAAAGCCTTATCATATCAACCGTTACCTGCCGAAACCCTTTGATCTGTCGCTGTCTGACAAGGTGCTTAACATCAGGGTGTCCGGAGAGATGACCGGCCATAACGCCCGGTATACGATCTACTGCAATGACAGGGAGTTTTCCACGCTCAACTACGGCAAGCAGGTCATCAATGAAGCGGTCAACTATATTCTGGAATTCCGTAAATCAGGACAGAGTTATCCCATTCATATATCCGACATTGAGGTCCCAC
- a CDS encoding histidine phosphatase family protein gives MPTQIDLLRHGEASGGRYYRGSTDDLLTPAGWLNMRKAVMGLETWDLIISSPLRRCFNFAERMANDLDIPLQIEPAFKEYHFGEWEGQFADDIEERWPGALDHFYRDPDQFPPPKGEIFTDFKHRVVTAWQQLTAQHQGKHLLIITHAGVIRVLFQELLDLPSSSAYRIKIDHACLSRFQISHLEDQHFVQLIAHGQRQN, from the coding sequence ATGCCGACCCAGATTGATTTATTACGTCATGGCGAAGCCTCAGGAGGCCGCTACTACCGGGGCTCAACAGACGACCTGTTAACCCCGGCCGGCTGGCTGAACATGCGTAAAGCGGTGATGGGTCTGGAAACGTGGGATCTTATTATCAGTTCGCCGCTACGCCGGTGCTTTAATTTTGCGGAACGCATGGCAAACGATCTTGACATTCCGCTGCAGATTGAACCGGCTTTCAAAGAATATCACTTCGGTGAATGGGAAGGACAATTTGCCGATGACATTGAAGAACGCTGGCCGGGTGCCCTGGATCATTTTTACCGGGACCCCGATCAATTCCCGCCGCCAAAAGGGGAGATTTTTACTGATTTCAAGCATCGCGTCGTCACTGCCTGGCAGCAATTAACCGCTCAACATCAAGGCAAGCATCTGTTGATCATCACGCATGCGGGGGTCATCCGAGTATTATTTCAAGAACTGCTGGACCTGCCTTCAAGCAGCGCCTATCGAATTAAAATAGACCATGCCTGCCTGAGCCGATTCCAGATAAGTCACCTGGAAGACCAGCACTTTGTGCAACTGATTGCTCACGGTCAGCGTCAAAACTGA